The genomic interval AAATTTCTTCCGTAATAAATGGCATGAATGGATGTAATAAGCGCATTGTGTTATCTAACACATAAGCAAGAATGGAGCGCGTTGTTTTCTTCGCTGCTTCGTCTTCACCGTACAATGGAAGCTTCGCCATTTCAATATACCAATCACAGAAATCATCCCAGATGAAGTTATATAGCGCGCGCCCTACTTCACCGAACTCATATTTATCTGCAAGACGTGTAACTGTTTCAATCGTTTCATTTAAGCGAGTTAAAATCCATTTATCTGCTACGGATTTTTCACCGCTTAAATCAATTTCATCATACGTTAAGCCGTTCATGTTCATTAAGGCGAAACGAGATGCATTCCAAATTTTATTCGAGAAGTTCCATACAGACTCTACTTTTTCGTTACTGTAACGAAGGTCTTGGCCTGGAGAGCTTCCTGTTGATAAGAAGTAACGTAATGAGTCAGCTCCATATTTATCAATAACATCCATTGGATCGACACCGTTACCTAGAGATTTACTCATTTTACGTCCTTGCTCGTCACGAACAAGACCATGAATTAAGACATTTTCAAATGGACGTTCACCTGTGAATTCAATCGCTTGGAAAATCATTCGTGACACCCAGAAGAAGATGATATCATAACCTGTTACAAGCGCATCCGTTGAGTAATAACGTTTAAAGTCCGCTGCATCGGCATCCGGCCAGCCCATCGTTGAGAATGGCCATAATGCTGAACTAAACCATGTATCCAATACATCTTTATCTTGTTCCCAGTTTTCGCTATCAGCAGGTGCTTCTGTACCAACATACACTTCACCTGTTTCTTTATGGTACCAAGCTGGAATACGATGTCCCCACCAAAGTTGACGAGAAATACACCAATCGTGGATATTCTCCATCCAGCGTAAGTATGTTTTTTCGAAACGATCTGGTGTGAAATGAACTTTTTTGTCATCACCTTGTTGTTGCAATTCGATTGCTGCATCAGCAAGTGGTTGCATTTTAACAAACCATTGTGTAGATAAATATGGTTCAACTACTGCACCGCTGCGCTCAGAATGTCCAACTGAATGCATATGATCTTCAATTTTGAATAATACACCTGCATCTTGTAAATCTTTCACAATTTGCTTACGGCATTCGAAACGGTCCATTCCTTCATATTTACCTGCACGGCCGTTCATTGTTCCATCTTCGTTCATCACAAGAATGCGTTCTAAGTTATGACGGTTTCCAACCTCGAAATCGTTAGGATCATGCGCTGGCGTCATTTTAACCGCACCTGAACCGAACTCCATATCTACATAATCATCACCAACAATCGGAATTTCACGACCTACAATTGGAAGAATAACCGTTTTGCCAATTAAGTGTTTATAGCGCTCATCTTCAGGATGAACAGCTACCCCTGAGTCACCCAACATCGTTTCTGGACGAGTTGTAGCTACCTCAATATAACCTGAGCCATCTGCTAATGGGTACTTCATATGATAGAAAGCACCTTGAACATCTTTATGAATAACCTCAATGTCAGATAAAGCTGTTTTCGTCACTGGATCCCAGTTAATAATATATTCCCCGCGGTAAATTAAATCTTTTTCATATAATTTTACGAATACTTCACGAACGGCTTTTGATAACCCTTCATCTAAAGTAAAACGTTCACGTGTATAATCAAGACCAAGACCTAGCTTCGCCCATTGCGCACGAATATGACCCGCATATTCTTCTTTCCATTTCCACGTTTCTTCAACGAATTTCTCGCGTCCTAAATCATAACGACTAACGCCTTCTTCACGCAGCTTTTGCTCTACTTTTGCTTGAGTAGCAATCCCAGCATGGTCCATACCTGGCAGCCAAAGCACGTCATAACCTTGCATTCTTTTCATACGCGTTAAAATATCTTGCAGCGTCGTATCCCAAGCATGACCTAAGTGAAGCTTACCTGTTACGTTTGGCGGTGGAATAACGATTGTATATGGCTCCTTTTGATCATCGCCTGTTGTTTCAAAAAACTTTCCTTCTAACCACCACTGATAACGACCTTTCTCAATCGACTGTGGATCGTATTTCGTCGGCATTGAAATTTGATTTTCTTCCATCATAAGTCCCTCCTATATAATCCCTTATCATGATTACTAAAATGATAGCACAGAACAAAAGCAGCTCGAACGTAGCACGCAGTCATATAAGACCCTAGCGAAATAACTTATTTCTCACACTTCAGAGTTACGTATATTTTCTGCGAAGTTCTGCCCCTTTTCCACAAAAAAACTCCCATCATCACAAAAGGACGAAGGAAGTTGTTCGCGGTGCCACCTTTTTTCCGAAAAAGCAAATAAACCTTTTCCGGCTCTCAAATAAAATAACGGTTGTTTACCGATTTTCGCTACTGCAGTTGTTCACGAAAATTGCTCACGGACGACTTCTGATGCTGCTTACTTAGAAACCTCCCAGCTTATAGTTTCCTCTCTGAAAAGCGCCATTCATCATACTATTTCCGATCTTCGCTTTACGCAATATGTATTTTTTAAACACATAATCTATAGTACATAAAAACAAAGGATATCGTCAATCATTCTTTCCGTTTTTTTATTATTCTATACAAGAAGCATCTATCCGTGACAGCCTCTTCACGTTTCTCCACACTTCCCCATATGATGAAGCAAGACGATATAAAGGATGACATAATGATGAAACGACAAAAGAAATTTAACCCAAACAATCTCCCTCCTTGGACCAAAAAAGCGAGTGTTGTCGTACAGCAATTTATTGTCCCATTTACAATCTTTCAAGCGATTCGAACGCTTATTTTTCCGACATTCATCGATATTCTATTGCTGGCCTTGTTTATTTTTCTCGCTGCGTTCTTCTATGTAAATTGATGACAGCACAAAAAAACATGAATGGTTGACTCCAAACATGTTTTTTGAGCTAACTTTGAGGTGACTGTGCTTCTTTAGCAGCCGCCTTCTTTTGATTCTCGATTTCTTCTATCTTCATGACAACATATTCAACATTCTTTAAAAACCAATATTGACGTTGAAGTTCCTTTACTGAATCTAGTTCCGTTTTATTCCCCTTTCGTTCCACGTAATTTTTAACCGCATCCAGAGCTGATCCCGGATAAGCAAGATAGCTTTGCATCAATAACATTTCATCCTCTTTTAACGGAAAATAGCGAATATAATTATATAGCCAATCCACACAATCATCGCATTGAATCGGAAATGTTTTCATCGACCTTACAAGAAAAGGAAGTATATCGAAATGCGGCGGCGCTACCCGTGAGTTTTCAAAATTGATAAAATAACCATACCCCCGATTATCACTAACAAAATGCTTCAATGACACTTTTCCATGTGTTACAACCGTGCGAACCTTCTCTTCTTCCTTCGTTTGTTCAAACCACTCCTTAAACTTCTTAATTGAATATGTCAACGCCTGGGAAAGGTCGCTGTAATAGACACAAAACAGCATTTCCATCGGTGACATATACCATTTCTTCTCACAGCTTACAATCCATTCATCTAGAAACTCTTGCTGCGCTTCCCATGCATGAAGCGTACGTTCATAATGCGCCTCCCTATCCTCCTTATCTACTTCAATCTCTTTAATAGAAAGGCTGTGCATGCGTGCCAGCTCTCGAAACATTTGCTTATGTCGTACATCTCGTTCTCCGCTTTCTAAAGTTTCCAACCACGGCATTAAATAATAAAGTTTATTATGATGAAGAACCGCATAACGCCCATCTTTTGACTGATAGATTGGCACAATTCTATTATAGCCACGCTGATACAACGTTTGAACATTACGGATAAAATCAATGCCGACATGAGGCGAAATCGATTTTAAAGCAAATACACCTCGGTCACTATAAATTTTCTTTACACGTCCAAAGTCTTCAATATATTGAATGCGAAGTGCATATTGTTGCAAAACCGCTATCGTTTCAGCATGTGCATTCTCCGTCATAACATCACTCACTTTCCTAAGAAAAGCGTAAGGCACCTGGAGCTAGACAGTAGAACATATTGAAATTTTATCCGGCATTTAACGGGCAGTAAGACCTCAAGTTTTTCAGAGATGGTACAACTGCCCTCATCTAGTTGCGCCTCCTAGCCCCTCGAGGTCATAAGCTGTCATACTCTATGGCAAACTGAGCCACGCCGCATTTCATCTTATATGAACAGTTGCCTCACTTTTGTAGTAAAGATACAATTGGTGAGATAAAGTGAAACGTACCTTTTCAATTTTCAACCAATTAGGTTCGTACAGGCACTTGATTGAAGCGAAGCACGAGATCTTAGTGACCGTAGAACATGGCTAACCATCAGTAAGGGATGAAGGTTTGTTTCTTTCCTGTAGAAAAAACAGCAAGCAGCTTCACTGCTCACTGTTCTAGCGTAATAATTAGTTTTTATACGAGGCGGATCTCGGAATATACAAGACTTGCCCTTCATAAATATCTTGATTCGGTTCTAACTCATTGCTTTGAAGCAATGTTTGCGGATTGACTGAATAACGCTCTGCCAGGTCATCAATCGTTTCTCCCTGTTGCACAATACAAACCTTTACTTTTACATGTTCTTCTTCTTGCTTTCTACTGAAAAAGTCCATAATCGAAAGAGGTTGAGATTCATTGGTCCTCGCTTTTTGCTCAGACTTCTCCACTTTTTTCTCCTCTTCTTGCTGTGGCTCTCGCTTATCTTGTTGAACGATAACAGGAGGTGCCTCTCTCTTTTTCACTAAATGCAGTAAGTTAACCTTTTCCAGCTCCTCTTTTACTTCTTGTTCAAGGACCGGCTCCACCTTTTGTTCTTCTTCTACTTTCCTTTCAAGCACTGGTTCTGCTTTTTGTTCTTCTACTTTTCTTTCAAGCACCGGCTCCGCCTTTTGTTCTTCTACTTTTCTTTCAAGCACCGGCTCCGCCTTTTGTTCTTCCACTTTTCTTTCAAGCACCGGCTCCGCCTTTTGTTCTTCCACTTTTCTTTCAAGCACTGGCTCCGCTTTTTGTTCTTCTACTTTTCTTTCAAGCACCGGCTCCGCTTTTTGTTCTTCTACTTTCCTTTCAAGCACCGGCTCCGCCTTTTGTTCTTCTACTTTTCTTTCAAGCACCGGCTCCGCCTTTTGTTCTTCTACTTTTCTTTCGAGCACCGGCTCCGCCTTTTGTTCTTCTACTTTTCTTTCAAGCACTGGCTCCGCCTTTTGTTCTTCTACTTTTCTTTCAAGCACCGGCTCCGCCTTTTGTTCTTCTACTTTTCTTTCAAGCACCGGCTCCGCCTTTTGTTCTTCTACTTTTCTTTCAAGCACCGGCTCCGCCTTTTGTTCTTCTACTTTTCTTTCAAGGACTGGTTCTGCTTTTTGTTCTTCTACTTTTCTTCCAAGCACCGGCTCTACTTTCTGCTCTTCTTCCACTTTCCTTTCAAGCACCGGCTCGACCTCTTGTTCTTCCTCTCTTTCTTGAAACTTTGGTACAGAAAAGTCGAATACAGGGATATCCGGCTGTTTACTAATAAACAGAGGGGCTACCCTCTCTTCTTCTACATCTGGCGTTCGTTTCGCCTCCACAATAAAAGGTTCGTATAACTCTCCCTCTTGTTGTTCTTCCTGACGAAATGTCGGTTGAAAATCTGGAAGCGGTGGTGTTGCTGCCGTATATGAAACAGGAGATTCTTCTTCTATTTGTGAAACTGGACTCTCCACAGAATCCGCCCTGTCATCAGCAAACTCTTCAGCCTCAACAAATTCTTCCACTTCGGCTATTTCTTCTTGCCTGATGTCCACTAACTCCACTTCTACTACTTCATCTTCTATTTCTTCATCCAATTCTTGTCGCTCATCCGTCGCAACTGGACTTTCATCATCATCCCACACTTGATAGTCCTCAAGTTCCGGCTCGACATATGTTTCACGATAAATCCCACTGATGATTAAATCTGCTTGAAGTTTAAGACAATTCCGCTCAGGTAACGTATAATCAAACGTTTGAATCGTCACTTCAATATCATCTAATGAGGTAATACGTGTACTCGGAATTGTAATATCAACAGGAAAGCGATGGATAAACTCACTAATTCCATTTGGATGTCTCTCCACCGTTTGAACAGATCGCGGTAAAAACGTATGAGCATCACCGTCTACTTGTTCTCCGCTGTCCTTATATTCACCGCTTAAATCAAGCGTTCCTCTCATATACACATAATGTTCATCTTCTTGAATCGTCACGTTGGGATCCAATGAAATGGAGTATAACTCCGCTACTTCCTGTCCCTTCTGAAACCAAACCGATTCTTCTAACGAAAATCGTAAATACGATTGATTCTCTTCGGTCAAAGCATTTCCTCCTTTCACTTCTCATACCATTATCAATCTATGAAAGCAGAAAGAAAGTTATGTCAAACGTTATGTAAATCGGTCATATATGCCAAAAGTCGAGCACAAATCTCAGAAATCGAGCGTATCCGTTCATGACAGAAGAAGAGGCTATCCCAAAAATCATAAAAAATGGCGTTTGGGATAGCCTCCTCATTCAGTTGAACAATCATTCTCCTTATATAATTACTTTTTTGCCGTTCTCAAAGTGTGTTAAAGGACAACTTCTCAAAATTCAGTAAAGGAATGGGGCCGTTCATTGTACTCTTATCGCTGCCTTTATTTTAGGAGATTTTTAGACAATCTCCTATACCCGATTATTTGACAATACTCTTATACCCCGTATATGTTGCAAAGAAATAACCGCCATATACGATAACGATGATTAATGCTGTAATTAGAGACGGAACGAGTACACTTGTACTTCCCGCTACCATAATAGCTTTGTTCACTACTTGGATACCGAAAATTGAATGCACAATAGCTAAAGCTAATGGCATCATAAAGTAAATAAATACTTGCCCAAAAATTGCTTTATCAATTCCTTTCCTTGTGACACCAATCTTCTTCAAAACCGTATAACGAGCAATATTATCACTCGCCTCTGATAATTGCTGCAACGCAAGCACAGCTGCACTTGAAATCAAGAAGACAATCCCAAGATAAATTCCGACAAATACAATCATCGTGGAAGAGCCGACACTAGAATCAAGAATAATGGTTTTAGTAGTTCCCCATAAAGCATCCGATTCATCTAACACTTTATATAAGGTTTCATCATGTTCTTTTTGGTTATCATCGTAATTAATATTAACGATGGAAAGAAATGGCTTCATCCCTTCCACCGCTTCATCAGGCAATACAGCTGTTATGACCCCTTCTGAATTAAACTCTGTTTTATAAGCAAATGAATGAACCTTTTGATGAGCGATATCATATTCCTTTCCATTCACTTCTAATGTTTTATGATCTTCAGTGAAACGGTCAAAGACATCCTGAAATACTTCAAAATTAGAGAGTAACACGACTTCTTCATCGTTGAAATCTATGGATTTAGCCCCTTGCATCGCTTCTATTCGTTCAAAATCAGACCTTTTAATAACTGGTAAATTACTATCAGCAAACTTCACGGCATCACCTTGATAAGGAGCTAATAAGTCTTTTACACTTTTCTCCGCTTTATAAACTGTAAAGCTATGATGTTCTTTATATTTGTCTAAATCAATATTTACATTCTTCACCGCATCATTAATATGTTGTACTTTCGCGTCTTCATCTACCTTCGTATATAAGCTAGCATCATACGGTGTCATTTTTTCAACATTCTTCTCCATCGAAGCTTTAAAGCTAAAGCCTGTCGAGAATACCCCGATTGTAAAAAAGAGCATTAAACAAATAATCGTCATTGAAATGAAGGTTGTATTCACTTTACTATTAATTTGACGCAGCACGAACATATTCACATCTTTATAGTACACATTTTTGTTTTTCTGAATCATATTCAACGCAAATCCAGATAAGGACATAAAAAAGAGAAATGTCCCAAGGGCACCTAAACCAACACACGTCCACACAATAGCGTTTTCAAACAGACCATACTTCATAATGACCGCATACGCTGTAGCAAGAAGAATAATTGAGAAAACAAATAGCACAATGGAAGTTGATGTTTTCCGAATCTTTAAGCTTTGATTTTTCTTCGCCGCTGTTAATAAGTCAATAAGTTTGTACCTGGAAATAACGACACTATTGAAGATCATTACCATTAAAAAAATCATTCCGAAATACAATATGGTCTTCAACATCGCATCACTTGAAAAGACAAATGTAAATTGTTCAATATTTGCTTTAAACATCGACACAGTTAAAGCTACTAATCCTTGAGAAACGAGAATACCTAGCAGTAAACCAACAGCAAGCGAGATGATTCCTACAAAAAATGTTTCCACAACGATAATGTGCGAGATTTTATATTTGCTCATTCCGAGCGTCATATACAAACCAAGTTCTTTTTTTCGTCTCCTGATTAAAAAATTATTGGCATACATAATTAAAAAGCCAAGCACAACCGATACGAATACAGAAACACCAGATAATAGCATCGTGAATGCCTTAATCATTTCCGTTTGACTAGCGTTTAATGTCGTCATCGCTTCTGAAGCTGATAAAGAGTTAAAACTATAAAAAATACAAACTGCAAATGTTAGCGTTAAAAAGTAAATAAAGTAATCTTTAAAGCTTCTTTTAACATTGCGAGCTGACAGCTTAAAGTACATTATTCGTATCACCTCCAAGAAGCGTTACAACTTCAATAATCCGATTAAAGAATTCTTTTCTTGTATCCTTCCCGCGAATTAATTCATTAAAAATCTGGCCATCTTTAATAAATAAAATTCGCTTTGCATAGCTTGCTGTAAAAGCATCGTGCGTCACCATCAAAATGGTTGCCTGTAATTCTTCATTCAGCTTTTCAAATGAATCAAGTAATAAGCGTGAAGACTTCGAATCGAGTGCTCCTGTTGGTTCATCGGCTAAAATCAATGTAGGGTCTGTCACAATCGCACGTGCCGCCGCTACCCGCTGCTTTTGTCCGCCCGACATTTGATAGGGAAATTTATCAAGAACTTGGGTAATTTCAAGCTTTTCTGCTACTTCTTTAACTAACACTGTAATATCAGCTGGTTTTCGACCCTGAATAGTTAGGGCAATTGCAATATTTTCAAACGCCGTTAGCGTATCTAATAAGTTAAAATCCTGAAAAATAAAACCGAGCTCATCACGACGAAATTGATCTAGCTTGCCTGTTTTTAACTTCGTAATGTCTTGCTCATTAATTAAAATTTTTCCTGTTGTTACCGAATCTATCGTCGAAATACAATTTAATAAGGTCGTCTTCCCGCTTCCGGATGGACCCATAATGCCGACAAATTCTCCCCGCTTCACTTCAAAACTAATGTGATCAATGGCCTTTGTGGTATTTCCTTTATTTCCAAAATATTTTTCAATATGATCTACTTTTAATACCTTACTCACCTTTATCAGTCTCCCTTCATGGCTTTAGTGTATCTCACTGCGCAGTCACTACATATCGAATTAACTTTCAACAATCTTACTATTCTGTAAGATTCGTTTTTCACACAAAAAAGAGCCTTTTATCAAGACTCCAGTAAAACAACCTTGCTTTTTGGAAAAATAATCTGGACTTCTGTTCCTTCACCTTTCGTAGACTGAATCGTCACCCCTAAATGCAATTTATCAGCTAACAATTTACAAATATAAAGCCCCATCCCCGTTGAGCGGCGATATTGTCGACCATTTTCACCCGTAAAGCCTTTATCAAATACGCGGCCGATATCTTTCTCATCGATGCCGATTCCATCATCGACAATATGTAAGGTAAGACTATGTTCATTTTTTCTTGTGTATAGACTAATTTTATTGTCACAGTAATTAATACTATTGACGATAATTTGATGAAGGATAAATTCAATCCACTTTTCATCGCTATAAACAACCTCGTCCATTTCAGTTAATTGCAGTTGAATTTTTTTATGAATAAATGCTTTAGCATTCTTTTTTAACACCTTCGAAATACAAGCTTGCAACGAAAATTCTTTGACAATATAATCCTTACTTGCGCTGCTGCTGCGAGCATAATACAGCGCTTGCTCGACATATCCTTCAATTTTCTCTAATTCTTCCATAATCCCTTTCGTTACTTCATTTTTATGATTCTCAAACATCAACTTACTTGAAGCAATCGGTGTCTTTACTTCATGCACCCACGCCTCGATATAGTCACGATACTCCGCCTGCATATCTTTATATTTCTTGACGTGCTCATGCATTTGTTTATCGGTTGTTTTCATAATGTCATATAAAATTTGCCCTTCAAGAAAGTTTGGTTCTTCAATGATTTCAGGGAGTAAATACTTTTGATCTAATGCCTCAAAGTTTTGAAGCAATTCATCATAGAAATTTTTTCTTTTTAAAAATTCTAATCCATAAGATAAAAGCAACGGCCCAAACCAGCAAACAAAGACGATTATCATAACGACAGCCTGTACATTAATTAACCAAAGAAAGAGCGCAACAAGAACAAATAAAAAGATATTCATCGATAAAAATACCGCTCTTTCCTTTATATATGGTTGCAGTTTCATGCTAGGATATACCCAAGACCGCGTCTCGTTTCAATGGGATTGGCCATCCCAATTGCTTCAATTTTTTTTCGAAGCCGTGTAATGTTAACGGAGAGCGTATTGTCATCAATAAATAAATCCGACGACCATAAATACTCCATCATCTCGTCGCGCGATACAATCTTGCCTTTATTCTTCATTAAACAGTGCAGAATTTTGATTTCATTTTTCGTCAGCTCTTCTTGTTGATGTTGATATGAAATTGTACCATTCGATAAATCAAGCTTGAGGGATTTATATAGTAGAATAGATGATTGTTGATGTGCATACGTTCTTTTTAGCACATTTTCAATCCGAGCAAGTAAAATTTGCGTATTATACGGCTTTGCAATAAAGTCATCTGCTCCAAGATTTATGCTCATCAGCTCATCCATTTCATTATCTCGACTTGTTACAATAATAATCGGTACTTCTGAAGTCTTGCGTATTTCCCGACAAATATAATAGCCATCATAAATTGGCAAATTAATATCTAACAAAATTAAATGTACATCCTCCTGCATCGCATATTGCATAATATTTTGAAAGTCATCCGGTGCCTCGACTTCATATCCATAGTTAGAGAGGAACTCTTGTAATTCATTTCGAAGCGTTTCTGCATCCTCCACAATTAATATTTTCATCCTTTGCAAAACCTTCACCCCTAGATTAAATAGTTACGGAAATTATAACCTTTTTTGCCGGTGTTAAGTAAAAAAAAACGCTTGGATGATGCATCCAAACGTTTTTTAAAATTACTTTGCTAATGTTGAAAAAGCATGCTCTGCCGCAGCAATCGTTTTTTCAAGATCTTCATCACTATGTGCTGTCGACAGGAACAATCCTTCAAATTGCGATGGCGGCAAATACACACCTTGATTCGCCATTTCACGGAAATAGCTTGCAAAGAATGTAAGATCTGATGTTTTCGCTGTTTCAAAATTAATAACATCTTCATTCGTAAAGAACACACCGATCATGGAACCTGCACGATTAAATGTATGCGGAATACCATATTTCTTCGCCGCCTCCCCAATGCCTTTTTCCAATATATCGCCTTTACGTTTAAATTCTGCATACACCTCTGGCGTTAACTGGCTTAATGTTTCAAAACCAGCTGTCATTGCAAGTGGATTCCCTGATAACGTACCCGCTTGATAGATGCTGCCGCTTGGAGCGACCTTCTCCATAATTTCACGCTTTCCGCCGAAAGCACCGACAGGAAGACCGCCGCCGATTACTTTACCAAGACATGTTAAATCTGGTGTAACACCAAAATATCCTTGTGCACAGTTATACCCGACACGGAAGCCCGTCATGACTTCATCAAAAATTAATAGGGCACCATACTGTTCCGTCACTTCACGTAAACCTTCTAAGAAGCCAGGCTGCGGTGGGACAACCCCCATATTTCCTGCTACTGGTTCAGCAATAATACAAGCGATATCTTCACCAAATTGCTCAAACGCATACTTTACAGCGGCTAAATCATTGTACGGTACGGTAATCGTATTTTGAGCCGTTCCTACTGGTACACCTGGGCTATCTGGTAAACCAAGCGTCGCAACACCAGATCCTGCTTTGATTAATAAAGAATCACCATGTCCATGGTAACACCCTTCAAATTTTAAGATTTTATTACGCCCGGTATAACCACGAGCAACACGAAGAGCGCTCATCGTCGCTTCCGTACCCGATGACACCATACGAATCATCTCAATGGATGGAACACGTTCAATGACAAGCTTCGCTAATTCGTTTTCGATTAATGTAGACGTTCCAAAGCTTGTTCCTGACTCCGCCACTTTTTTTAACGCTTCAACAACACGCTCATTCGAATGGCCAAGAATCAAGGGGCCCCAAGATAGAACATAATCGATATATTCATTGCCATCAATGTCGTACATTTTTGAGCCTTTTCCGCGCTCCATAAAAATTGGATCCATATCAACGGATTTAAAGGCACGTACCGGGCTATTTACGCCCCCTGGCATTAAATGAACAGCTTCAGCAAATGCCTGTTTTGATTTTTCATATGAACGCATAATCAGACCTCTTTTCCTTCTTCATCTAACCAACGAGCCACGTCCTTAGATGCATATGTAATAATTAAATCTGCTCCAGCACGTTTCATGCTTAATAGCGTTTCCATAACAATCGCTTTTTCATCAATCCAGCCATTATTTGCAGCTGCTTTAATCATTGAATATTCTCCGCTTACATTGTACGCTACAACAGGAAGGTTGAAGTTATTCTTCACGTCACGCATAATGTCCAGATAAGAAAGAGCTGGTTTAACAATTAAAAAGTCAGCGCCTTCTTCGACATCACTTTCAGCTTCGCGGAACGCTTCCAAACGATTCGCCGGATCCATTTGATACGTTTTACGGTCACCAAATTGCGGTGCGCCATTCGCTGCATCACGGAATGGACCGTAAAAAGCAGAAGCATATTTTACCGCATACGACATAATCGGAATATCTTCATAGCCGGCTTCATCTAAACCAGCTCGAATCGCTGCGACAAATCCATCCATCATGTTCGAAGGGGCAATGATATCCGCACCTGCCTCCGCTTGACTAATCGCTGTTTTAGCAAGCAAGTCAAGTGAAGCATCATTTAAAATGGTACCTCCTTCTACAACTCCACAGTGTCCATGGCTTGTATATTCACAAAGGCATGTATCAGCAATAACAAGGATGCCTGGGAAGTGTTTTTTAATAAAGCGCGTTGCTTCTTGCACAAGTCCGTTATGGTGGAACGCTCCTGTGCCATGCTCGTCCTTATCGTGCTCGAAAGGAACCCCGAATAGAATAACGGATTTAATACCCAAGTTCGCGACTTCTGTCATCTCTTCCATAAGGTTATCGAGGGACAGTTGATAAATACCTGGCATAGAACCAATTTCATTTTTCACATTTTCCCCATCAATAATAAAAATCGGGTAAATTAGATCCTCTTTATGTAAATATGTTTCGCGTACTAACGCTCTCATATTAGCACTAGAACGTAATCGGCGATGGCGTCTGAAAAATAAATCTTTCATTTGCTCTTTCCTCCTTTAGCTTTTGTATATGCA from Peribacillus asahii carries:
- a CDS encoding valine--tRNA ligase codes for the protein MEENQISMPTKYDPQSIEKGRYQWWLEGKFFETTGDDQKEPYTIVIPPPNVTGKLHLGHAWDTTLQDILTRMKRMQGYDVLWLPGMDHAGIATQAKVEQKLREEGVSRYDLGREKFVEETWKWKEEYAGHIRAQWAKLGLGLDYTRERFTLDEGLSKAVREVFVKLYEKDLIYRGEYIINWDPVTKTALSDIEVIHKDVQGAFYHMKYPLADGSGYIEVATTRPETMLGDSGVAVHPEDERYKHLIGKTVILPIVGREIPIVGDDYVDMEFGSGAVKMTPAHDPNDFEVGNRHNLERILVMNEDGTMNGRAGKYEGMDRFECRKQIVKDLQDAGVLFKIEDHMHSVGHSERSGAVVEPYLSTQWFVKMQPLADAAIELQQQGDDKKVHFTPDRFEKTYLRWMENIHDWCISRQLWWGHRIPAWYHKETGEVYVGTEAPADSENWEQDKDVLDTWFSSALWPFSTMGWPDADAADFKRYYSTDALVTGYDIIFFWVSRMIFQAIEFTGERPFENVLIHGLVRDEQGRKMSKSLGNGVDPMDVIDKYGADSLRYFLSTGSSPGQDLRYSNEKVESVWNFSNKIWNASRFALMNMNGLTYDEIDLSGEKSVADKWILTRLNETIETVTRLADKYEFGEVGRALYNFIWDDFCDWYIEMAKLPLYGEDEAAKKTTRSILAYVLDNTMRLLHPFMPFITEEIWQNLPHQGESITVAAWPMVNPALTDTDAAEEMKLLVEIIRAVRNIRAEVNTPMSKKVNLILKAKDANISAILEKNASYIERFCNPEALTIGVEVEEPAQAMTAVVTGVELILPLQGLINIDEEVKRLEKELDKLNKEVERVQKKLGNEGFVKKAPEKVIEEERAKEKDYVEKRDAVIHRINELKQL
- the ysxE gene encoding spore coat protein YsxE, which produces MTENAHAETIAVLQQYALRIQYIEDFGRVKKIYSDRGVFALKSISPHVGIDFIRNVQTLYQRGYNRIVPIYQSKDGRYAVLHHNKLYYLMPWLETLESGERDVRHKQMFRELARMHSLSIKEIEVDKEDREAHYERTLHAWEAQQEFLDEWIVSCEKKWYMSPMEMLFCVYYSDLSQALTYSIKKFKEWFEQTKEEEKVRTVVTHGKVSLKHFVSDNRGYGYFINFENSRVAPPHFDILPFLVRSMKTFPIQCDDCVDWLYNYIRYFPLKEDEMLLMQSYLAYPGSALDAVKNYVERKGNKTELDSVKELQRQYWFLKNVEYVVMKIEEIENQKKAAAKEAQSPQS
- a CDS encoding LysM peptidoglycan-binding domain-containing protein; the protein is MTEENQSYLRFSLEESVWFQKGQEVAELYSISLDPNVTIQEDEHYVYMRGTLDLSGEYKDSGEQVDGDAHTFLPRSVQTVERHPNGISEFIHRFPVDITIPSTRITSLDDIEVTIQTFDYTLPERNCLKLQADLIISGIYRETYVEPELEDYQVWDDDESPVATDERQELDEEIEDEVVEVELVDIRQEEIAEVEEFVEAEEFADDRADSVESPVSQIEEESPVSYTAATPPLPDFQPTFRQEEQQEGELYEPFIVEAKRTPDVEEERVAPLFISKQPDIPVFDFSVPKFQEREEEQEVEPVLERKVEEEQKVEPVLGRKVEEQKAEPVLERKVEEQKAEPVLERKVEEQKAEPVLERKVEEQKAEPVLERKVEEQKAEPVLERKVEEQKAEPVLERKVEEQKAEPVLERKVEEQKAEPVLERKVEEQKAEPVLERKVEEQKAEPVLERKVEEQKAEPVLERKVEEQKAEPVLERKVEEQKAEPVLERKVEEQKAEPVLERKVEEEQKVEPVLEQEVKEELEKVNLLHLVKKREAPPVIVQQDKREPQQEEEKKVEKSEQKARTNESQPLSIMDFFSRKQEEEHVKVKVCIVQQGETIDDLAERYSVNPQTLLQSNELEPNQDIYEGQVLYIPRSASYKN